The sequence below is a genomic window from Thermorudis peleae.
GCTTGCCCAAGGGTGTGCTTGGCAAGATTGGCATCGCTCCCTCTCCAGCGAAGGAAGGACGGATCTGGGCGATTATTGAGGCCGAGGATGGAGCGGTCTTCCGTTCCGACGACTATGGTGAAACCTGGGAGCGGCTTTCCGAAGACCAAAGTCTTCGCCAACGTGCCTGGTACTATCACCACATTGTAGCTGACCCCCAGGATCCCGAAACCGTCTGGGTGCTGAACGTCGAACTTTGGAAGTCAAACGATGGTGGGAAGACGTTTTTCAGTATCCCAACGCCCCATGGTGACCACCACGCGCTCTGGATCGATCCGCACGATCCCAAACGGATGATCCTTGGCGACGACGGTGGCGCCAGCGTCAGCTTCGATGGGGGCAGAACCTGGTCAGACATCTATAACCAGCCAACGGCCGAAATCTACCACGTGACAGTCGACCGGCAATTCCCGTTCCGGGTCTATGGTGCCCAGCAGGACAATACAACGATCAGCATTCCGAGCCGGTCGCACCGGGGCGCGATCACCGTTGCTGAGTATGAGGAGGTTGGCGGCGGCGAAAGTGGCTACATCGCCGTCGATCCGCGCAATCCCAATATTATCTATGCTGGCAACTACCTCGGCTACCTCACGCGCTACGACCGAGCTGCCGGCCAAATCCAGAATGTCCAAGTCTGGCCGGAGACGACGCTCGGTGCTGGTGCGGAAGAGGCGAAATACCGTTTCCAGTGGACATATCCAATCGTCATCTCGCCGCATGATCCTGATGTGCTTTACGTCACGTCGAACGTCGTGCACCGCTCACGTGATGGTGGCCAGAGCTGGGAAGTGATCAGCCCTGACCTCACTCGCAACGATCCTGACAAGCTCAAGTCCTCAGGTGGGCCGATTACCAAGGACAATACGGGGGCGGAATATTACTGCACGATCTTCGCGTTTGCTGAGTCGCCGGTACAGGCTGGGGTACTCTGGGCCGGTTCGGATGATGGACTGGTGCATGTCTCACGTGATGGCGGCGCCACCTGGCAGAACGTCACGCCGCCGGACTTGCCCGAGTGGGCGACGATTAGCATCATCGAACCCTCGCCACATGATGCTGCGACCTGCTATCTCGCAGCCCATCGCTATCGCCTTGATGACTTCCGTCCACTGTTGTTCAAGACGACGGACTTTGGTCAGCACTGGCAGCTGATCACCGCTGGTCTGCCGGACGATGAAATTACTCGGGTGATCCGCGTCGATCCGCAGCGGCCAGGTCTGCTTTTTGCCGGAACCGAGACGGGGCTTTGGGTTTCCTTTGATGATGGGGGGCAATGGGAACGGTTGCGGGGCAATTTGCCGGTTGTTCCCATCCATGACCTCGTGATCACAGGCGACACCTTGGTGCTGGCCACGCATGGCCGTGGCTTCTGGTTGCTCGACGACCTCACGCCCATACGCCAGTTTGCTCCGGAGCAACTTGAACAACCGGCCTGGCTCTTCGCGCTCGGTGACGTGGTGCGCTATCGCTCATATCGCGGCTTTGGTCATGCTGCTCCTGGCCAGATTAGCCATCGTGGCGCTGGCGCGTTCCGTGTCTCGTTCGAGCTTCAGGAGACTGAGACGGGAGAGCGACGGGAAATCTTGCTTGATGCTGCACCAAATCCTCCTGATGGTGCAGTCCTCCGCTACTTTCTCCGTGAGGAGCCAGCAGCTGAGATAACAATCACGATTCATGATGAGGCAGGCAATGAAATCCGCCGCTTCTCCAGCACGAAGCCGCAGCCTGTACCAGGACAAGAACCGCCACGTGAGCCTGTGCTGCAGAAAACGGCGGGGGTGCACCAGGTCGTCTGGAACCTGCGCTATCCCGATGCAACACTGGTTAGCGGCGACAAGTCAATGGAATTTGTCCGCGGCGGACTCGCAGGCCCGCTGGTGCCACCGGGGACGTACATTGCGCGGCTGCAGGTTGGCGATCACGTCGTTGAGCAACGCTTCCACGTGGTGCGGGATCCACGGATTACTGCTCGCGATGCTGACCTGCGCGAGCAGTTCGAGCTCGCGCTTGCTGTCTGGAAGAAACTCTCCGAAGTGCACGAGGCGGTCAATCGCATCCGCACGTTGCGGCAGCAACTCGAGCCGTGGGAACGGCGCACAGATCACGAAGCGCTCAGCAGCCAAGCGAAAGCGCTGCGTGAATGCCTGCTCGAGATTGAGGGGGAACTCATCCAGTACCGGGCCAAGAGCAGCCAGGATTCACTCAACTTTCCAGTCCGCCTCAACGCGAAGTTAGCTGGACTGGCTGGTGCCATCGGCTCAGCAGATGCGCGGCCAACTGCTGCTCAGCGTGCTGTCTTCGCCGACCTCGTCGCACGGGCTGATGCCCTTCTTGCCCGTTTGCGTGAGGTGATTGAGCGTGACATCGCAGCGTTTAACCAGCAGATCCGCGAAAGTGATGCAGCCATCATCGCTGCCTCATAGCTCCAAGCCTCTCCGAGCCTTGGCTGCCGAGACCATCCAGACGCACCGACGTGGGGGCAAGATACCCCCACGTCGGTGTATGCTTGCAGATGAAGAAGGCGTGAGGGGCGTCCATGGCGAGGGAAGCGCCTCTTATCGTCACACTAAACGGCAAGCCCCCTATTGCAAACAATGGGCATCGACCACCGCTGCCACCGCGCTGGCTTCTCTTCTGGCGTGGCGTGACCAAGCGCTGCCCCTACTGTGGCGAACGGCGCATCTTCCGCCGATGGTTTACGCTCGTTGAACGCTGCCCTCGCTGCAACCTGCTCTTCGAGCGCGAGGAGGGATACTGGACTGGATCGATTGCGATCAACACCGTCGTGACCGAGTTCGTATTTGCCGTAGTACTCGCCATTTGGGTTGCGCTGACTGTGCCATCGGTACCGATCGCACCGCTCCTCATCACCGGCGTCGCAATGAATGCGACGTTCCCGCTGGCGTTTCATCCTTTCTCAAAGACGCTCTGGCTTGCGCTTGACCTTGCCTTCCATCCGATTGAGCCACAAGAGGTCGCAACGCTCTTCGGCAAACCCTTCGGCTAACTCTTCGTGCTGCGATGTCGGGCTCGCTGGCGGAATGGATGGCCGATTTCCGTTATTGGCCGTTGGTGCTCGGCAAGCACTGCCCATGGTTGAAGCGCTGACTCTGGGACTCGTGGTAGAGGCTGACCATCCTTCAATGTCAGCGTGTTTACAAGCAGCTTGTCGCCTTTTCTGGCCTGCATCTCGACATCGTAGAACGTGAAGTCGCCGTCGACGAGTTCGAAGAGCGCAAGGTCAGCGGGAGTGCCGACTGCCAGGGTGCCGAGTTCAGGGCGCCCAATAATCCGAGCGGGAGCAACGGTTGCTCGCTCGATCACCTCAGGGAGGCTCATCCCGAGGGCCAAGAACTTCGACAGGGTTGTCGGGAGATCAAACATTGGCCCTTGGATTGCGAGTTGATGGATATCGCTGCTAATCACGTCTGGCAGCACACCTTGTCGCAGCAGTGCTTCAGCAACGGCAAAGCTAAACGATCCCGCTCCGTGGCCTATATCCAGCACAAGCCCGCGCTCATGCAATTCGCGAACCTGCGGGTGCAGCGTGCCATCCGGACGAAGGATGCGCATTGAGCCGCCAGTGAAGCAGTGGGTGAGGATATCACCAGGTCGCAGCAAGGCCGCGACCTCGTCGATCTCTGGTGGCCCCTGACCGATATGGACCATGAGTGGCAGGTTGAGCTGGTCGGCTAGGTGCCGTGCGAGTTCAAGCGGACGGGTACCGACGCCGCGCGTGGTATTGCGATCGATCCGCGCTTTGATACCGAGGATGAGATCACGATTCTGCTCAATCATCTGGGCGGCGAGGTCGAGGTCGCAGTAGTCGAGGTTGGCAAATTCCCAGGTTGGTGCGACCAGGCCGATTGCGGAGAGATTTAACAGCGCGTAGATGCGGACGCGACTTGTCTCGACAATATAGCGACGAAAGCCGGGGAAGGTGTACGCCCCGGCGCTGCCGACATCAAGCCACGTTGTGACACCGGTGCGTGCCGCGACAGGGTCAGCCTCGATGCCCAATATGTGACCCCCAGTAGACATGGGTATGGAGGTCGATGAGACCGGGGTGACGATCTGCCCCCGTGCGTCGATGACGCGTTCGGCCTGGACACCCTGCAAGGAAGGAGCAACGGCCGCGACCATGCCGTCCTTGATCGCTACATCAAATCGCCCCACCCGCCCAGCGCCCGGGTCAATGAACTGCCACCGAGAATTACGGTGTCATAACGTTCAGTTGAGAAGTCTGGAGCCCTTTCCGACATCGTATGCTCCAATCTCGTGTTATCGTGGTCATCCTAAAGCGGCGACCTTTGAGTCAATATCGCGGTCTCGTGCGACAGTAGCACGCACCCTCGTCCATGCGCAACTGCATATGCCGGTTCCATGCCAGATTCAAGGAACAGAAGTCCTCTTCACGTTTTGAGCAACTGGGCGAATTCTTCGACGCTCTGTGGGAAATGGCCGAGTGGAATGACTGGCAAGCGGCCCGGCCCAGCTCGACTGCATGAGTGCTGCGTGCCACCAACAACAATCCATCGAGGGGCGTACTCTCGGCGATAGACGATCGAGACGCTCGATCGTCTTCAGGAGCGCAGGGAGATGCTCGGGGTAGACGGCTGCCAGGACGACGAGGGGAGCATGCCAGCGGCGTACGCGTCGACAATATCGTCGATTGGGGTATTAGCGCCAAGATAGTGGACAGCATAGCCGAACGATTCAAGCAGGCAAGCGGCATATAAAGGCCAAGCTCGTGAAGTTCACCTTCACGCAGGCCGCCACCACCGGCTCGCGTGTGATGGTCGGCCGCGGTGTTTGGCTGGTGAGCATCGTTACCAGTTCGCGAATTGCTGCACTCACCTCGTGCTCTTGGCCAATGGTGATCTCGCCTCGTGCCCAGCGCTCACCGAGTTCACGCAGGGCTGGAGCAAAGACGTATTCAAAGAGCACTGGCAAAGTCATCCCGCTTTCGACAGCATCGTGCATCAACTGTTCGGCTTCGGCTGTGCGTGCCTGCAGCAGTAGCTCAAGCAACTGCGCTGCGAGCTTTGTGGGATCGTGCTGCGCATCCGCTCGAGGCGTTCGCGAATCTCGGCAAGCGAGAGGCGAGCGCGCTGCCACCGCTTGATCTGGCGAATCCGCTCGATGTCCTGCAGTGAGTAGAGTCCGATGTCCTCCGGCGTGCGTTCGGGTGCCAGTAGCCCGATTCGCTCCAAGAACCGAAGGCTCGACATCGTAAGCTCAGGGAATTCTGGCTGCAGTACTTTCACCACTTCCCCGATCGTCAACCGTGTCAGGGAAGAGGATGGTGATCCGCTCTGTCCCGTCCAGTAGCGTGTTCATTGGTCATCCAACACCCTCTCCTGCTCGCCCAGACCATGATCCTGTGCCGGCTTGACACCGTCGAGAGGATAGCGTAGACTGAAGTTGAACTTCAAGTATAAGTTTACCTTCGCTGCGGCGAGGGTGCGAGTGAAAGGACAACGCGACAATGGAGACCCTGACCGAGCAACTCCCCCGCAGCACGACGCTCTACACAGCGGCATTTGCCTCAGTTGCCTTGTCGATCCTTGTGTGGCTGTTACGCCGCGGTGATGACCGAGCTTCTGCCGAGCGCTTTGGCATCTTCGTTGGGCTGTGGGCTCCAACCTTGCTCATCCTCGGCAAAATCGCTGAAGACCGAGAGCGCACCCGGCTCTGAGACACCCTCATCGGAGTACGCGTCGCGTTGCGCAGGAGTGGAGAGCGACCATGCAACGACACATCACGCGAATATCATCACCAGCTGGAATCGTCTTGCCGGTCTGTGTTCTGCCGTTCCAGGAGTCAAGATTCCGCCTACTCCTGCGCAGAATGATCCGGATTGTTCGCGCTCGCTTGCTCGGCGTGCCGTTGCTGCGTCCGAGTGTTGATCA
It includes:
- a CDS encoding glycosyl hydrolase, with protein sequence MAESQTAFAQLARALEFRGIGPYRGGRVVAVAGHPTERLTFYFGSTGGGVWKTTDGGRYWRNISDGFFHRASVGAIAVSEADPNVIYVGMGEACIRNNVSHGDGVYKSTDGGRTWTHCGLADTRHIGALAIHPKNPDIVYVAALGHAHGANTERGVFRSRDGGKTWERVLFRDEQTGAIDIALDPHNPRIVYAALWQAIRRPWELVSGGPGSGLFRSTDGGDTWEELSHKPGLPKGVLGKIGIAPSPAKEGRIWAIIEAEDGAVFRSDDYGETWERLSEDQSLRQRAWYYHHIVADPQDPETVWVLNVELWKSNDGGKTFFSIPTPHGDHHALWIDPHDPKRMILGDDGGASVSFDGGRTWSDIYNQPTAEIYHVTVDRQFPFRVYGAQQDNTTISIPSRSHRGAITVAEYEEVGGGESGYIAVDPRNPNIIYAGNYLGYLTRYDRAAGQIQNVQVWPETTLGAGAEEAKYRFQWTYPIVISPHDPDVLYVTSNVVHRSRDGGQSWEVISPDLTRNDPDKLKSSGGPITKDNTGAEYYCTIFAFAESPVQAGVLWAGSDDGLVHVSRDGGATWQNVTPPDLPEWATISIIEPSPHDAATCYLAAHRYRLDDFRPLLFKTTDFGQHWQLITAGLPDDEITRVIRVDPQRPGLLFAGTETGLWVSFDDGGQWERLRGNLPVVPIHDLVITGDTLVLATHGRGFWLLDDLTPIRQFAPEQLEQPAWLFALGDVVRYRSYRGFGHAAPGQISHRGAGAFRVSFELQETETGERREILLDAAPNPPDGAVLRYFLREEPAAEITITIHDEAGNEIRRFSSTKPQPVPGQEPPREPVLQKTAGVHQVVWNLRYPDATLVSGDKSMEFVRGGLAGPLVPPGTYIARLQVGDHVVEQRFHVVRDPRITARDADLREQFELALAVWKKLSEVHEAVNRIRTLRQQLEPWERRTDHEALSSQAKALRECLLEIEGELIQYRAKSSQDSLNFPVRLNAKLAGLAGAIGSADARPTAAQRAVFADLVARADALLARLREVIERDIAAFNQQIRESDAAIIAAS
- a CDS encoding DUF983 domain-containing protein, which translates into the protein MAREAPLIVTLNGKPPIANNGHRPPLPPRWLLFWRGVTKRCPYCGERRIFRRWFTLVERCPRCNLLFEREEGYWTGSIAINTVVTEFVFAVVLAIWVALTVPSVPIAPLLITGVAMNATFPLAFHPFSKTLWLALDLAFHPIEPQEVATLFGKPFG
- a CDS encoding amidohydrolase/deacetylase family metallohydrolase gives rise to the protein MGRFDVAIKDGMVAAVAPSLQGVQAERVIDARGQIVTPVSSTSIPMSTGGHILGIEADPVAARTGVTTWLDVGSAGAYTFPGFRRYIVETSRVRIYALLNLSAIGLVAPTWEFANLDYCDLDLAAQMIEQNRDLILGIKARIDRNTTRGVGTRPLELARHLADQLNLPLMVHIGQGPPEIDEVAALLRPGDILTHCFTGGSMRILRPDGTLHPQVRELHERGLVLDIGHGAGSFSFAVAEALLRQGVLPDVISSDIHQLAIQGPMFDLPTTLSKFLALGMSLPEVIERATVAPARIIGRPELGTLAVGTPADLALFELVDGDFTFYDVEMQARKGDKLLVNTLTLKDGQPLPRVPESALQPWAVLAEHQRPITEIGHPFRQRARHRSTKS
- a CDS encoding B12-binding domain-containing protein; amino-acid sequence: MHDAVESGMTLPVLFEYVFAPALRELGERWARGEITIGQEHEVSAAIRELVTMLTSQTPRPTITREPVVAACVKVNFTSLAFICRLPA
- a CDS encoding MerR family transcriptional regulator, producing the protein MKVLQPEFPELTMSSLRFLERIGLLAPERTPEDIGLYSLQDIERIRQIKRWQRARLSLAEIRERLERMRSTIPQSSQRSCLSYCCRHAQPKPNS